The segment TCCAGGTGACCCATGCCGTCTCGGCCGCTGTCGCCGTGGAAGCGCCGTCTAGGGTGCGGGCATGACGTCTCATAGCTACCTCTCCGAACTGTTCTCCCTGGACGACCGGGTCGCTGTGGTGACCGGCGGCAGTTCCGGCATCGGCCGGGCCATCGCCGGGGCTCTCGCGCGAGCGGGGGCACGTGTGGTGATCGTGGCGCGCAAGGAGCCGGAACTGACCGCCACGGTCGACGAGTTGGCGACGGACGGCTGTCGGGCGGCCTGGGTGAGCGCCGACCTGAGCAGTCGCGACCGGGTGCGCGCGGCGGCTGAGCAGGCGGCTGAGGTGTTCGGCGAGCCCGACATCCTCGTCAACAGTGCCGGCATCAACCTGCGACCGCCGATGGGCGAGCTGGGCGAGGAGGTGTGGGACGCCACCATGGCGGTGAACCTGGAGGCGCCCTACTTGCTGGGCCAGCGGTTCGGGCCCGGCATGGCCGAGCGGGGCTTCGG is part of the Streptomyces platensis genome and harbors:
- a CDS encoding SDR family NAD(P)-dependent oxidoreductase → MTSHSYLSELFSLDDRVAVVTGGSSGIGRAIAGALARAGARVVIVARKEPELTATVDELATDGCRAAWVSADLSSRDRVRAAAEQAAEVFGEPDILVNSAGINLRPPMGELGEEVWDATMAVNLEAPYLLGQRFGPGMAERGFGRIIHVSSQQAHRAFVQSGAYGVSKGALESLARSQAEAWSPHGVTCNTLVPGFVMTPLNARFSSAPEKVAALAARTMVGRNGLAEDFAGAAVFLAGRGSGYVTGQAIFVDGGLSVH